The following are encoded together in the Acidobacteriota bacterium genome:
- a CDS encoding glycosyltransferase family 2 protein: MELPTVDIVTLSYSDAKHFPKYIQALSGLAYPSDKLKLIIVDNGSTDGAVPLLKELLPTLPFAAELIESGANLGFAGGCNRGAFHGNGDYILFLNPDTQVDSDMVRILAERALSEPRAGLVEAAQYPHELSKWFDPMTHYTDWCSGGSVLAKREIFTSIGGFDTFFHPIYCEDVDLSWRMWLAGWRCVYEPRARVRHDSVLPDGQQKPIELSHSIKFSFAMHFKYDSWQGLAAHLIRGLRYLISPRTNELTRRAVADGLIMVARKLPYLMEHRRKSQRALKNSQERERFVFTEWYYGRWRTN; encoded by the coding sequence ATGGAATTGCCAACCGTTGATATTGTGACGCTCAGTTATAGCGACGCAAAACATTTTCCAAAATATATTCAAGCACTTAGTGGTTTAGCCTATCCTTCGGATAAGCTTAAATTAATTATCGTGGATAATGGCTCAACGGATGGTGCTGTGCCCCTTCTCAAAGAACTATTACCCACCTTGCCATTTGCAGCAGAGTTAATTGAAAGCGGCGCAAACCTTGGGTTTGCGGGTGGTTGTAATCGGGGGGCTTTTCATGGGAACGGCGATTATATTTTATTCTTAAATCCGGATACTCAGGTTGATAGCGATATGGTGAGGATATTGGCGGAGCGTGCCTTGAGCGAACCGCGAGCCGGATTAGTCGAAGCTGCGCAATACCCCCATGAACTTTCCAAATGGTTTGATCCGATGACCCATTACACCGATTGGTGCTCAGGCGGTTCTGTTCTTGCCAAACGCGAGATTTTCACCTCAATTGGCGGATTCGATACGTTCTTTCATCCAATTTATTGTGAAGATGTCGACCTCAGTTGGCGAATGTGGCTTGCGGGATGGCGATGCGTTTATGAACCGCGCGCGCGGGTAAGGCACGATTCAGTTCTGCCTGATGGGCAACAAAAGCCTATTGAGTTGAGCCATTCCATCAAGTTTAGTTTTGCTATGCATTTTAAATATGATTCTTGGCAGGGACTGGCTGCGCATCTCATACGCGGATTGAGGTATTTGATTTCACCGCGCACCAATGAACTGACTCGGCGTGCCGTCGCCGACGGATTGATAATGGTCGCGCGCAAATTGCCTTATTTGATGGAGCACCGCCGCAAATCGCAACGGGCGCTGAAAAACTCACAGGAGCGCGAACGGTTTGTCTTCACCGAATGGTATTACGGACGCTGGCGAACAAACTGA